DNA sequence from the Vicia villosa cultivar HV-30 ecotype Madison, WI linkage group LG3, Vvil1.0, whole genome shotgun sequence genome:
GGCTTAACATGCACTTAGAatattttgaaaggaaaaaaaaaatcaaatctccaaGTAAACAACAACCAAATTTTCaactaaaaaaactaaatatttgaACTCTAGTTATTATTATATTTCACTTAGAGATGAATTactaaaaatatttcaaatttaaatcatGAATAAAACAATATTCTTAATTAGACTTTACTCCAACCTAAACTTCAAGTTATCATGATTTTCCGGACAACCAAAAGACtaaaagaaaagaagagaaatgtaCATCATCATATACTAAATCATGTAGTTTTACGCCATAAATGCCATAAATTTTTGTCTCTAGTAAGTATAGAACCCTTCTCATTAGGCTTAATGGAAACACTGGGCTGCATGCTTCACTCGTATCAATGCTTGCATTCAATATGTatattatagtattttaataaatattattatacaattatttaaaaaatactatagcataattttttttttaaaaatatttattatatgttagttaacgttttattatgtttaatattatcaatttattatttaaatatttatttcatatttaataaattatttattatatatttttaatttaaattatgtaAATAATAGTTTCTTCTATAAATATTGAATATATATAATTGTAATGAAAGTATAATTTAAagataaatatttttatcaaataaatattatattttcatcAAATAATATAATAGATCTCTATAATATAATCTATAATGAAAGTATAATTTAAATAGATctctataatataatttaaaaatacatataattTTCTTCAAATGAATTTGAGATCTATTTaaacatttatataataaatattaaaaattagagATCTCTATAAATATGTATTTcacatttaataaatattatgagtTAGAGATACAtctaatattttcttatatatatatatatatatatatatatatatatatatatatatatatatatatatatatatatatatatatatataattctaatgaaagtataatttaaaaataaatattttcataaaataaatattatattttcatcaaataaatattataattattacgaAAAAGATTTCGTATATGTTAGTTacataattattttgaaaaatattaaaatatataattaaaattaaagtgtaattgaaaaacatttatataatatgttgtaattgaaaaaatatttataaatattatgaattagagatctatttttcataatatttattttaatattgatgaaaatattatacatatttaatatgtaatagtatttttttaataaatatattatataattatataataatatgtaatagtaatttttaaataattatatgataatatttattaaaatattgtaATATACATATTGGATGCAAGCAATGATACACATGAAGCACGCAGCCCAGTGGTAGGGGGCGCCTTCTGTAAACCTAATGTCCAAGGTTCAACGCGTTACATATTTTGATGATTGGGTATTATGGGGGTAAaaggtagttttttttttttaaactcgtCTGTATGATAGGGGGCAAAATACCTATTAACccaaaaatttatcaaaatgtTCAATTTAGATTTCATTTCCTTTTCTATAACAACAATATCTCTCAAAGATGAAAtataaaatcatatcttcgcataccaaaataccataaaaaaaaatccttaccaaaaacatattaaaatatagCTTTTAATTTAAGGAGAAAATTCATCTCCAATTCTTTAGgtgtgatttatgctatttgccaataaaaatatgacaaatgtaTTCTAACATCATTTAAggagtaaaaattaaaaaaaaaaattgcatatgtaagaaaattatatatttgatcatatttttattgaaaaatagtacAAACCAAACCTAAGGAATTTTATGTAAATATTCCCCTTAATTTAATTCcacttttcataaaaaaaatagaatttcaTTAATGTAACAATGCCATTGTAAATTTTCCCTAGCAAATAAATTTTCCTTTTGATAAATAAAGGGGCTATAACCCTAAAAACAAACTACAGAACACAAGTAGATACTCCTAAAAACATCACCAAACAACAAATGTTAAACTAAAATAGCTGCACGCGTTAAGATTTCAAAACAACAGTTCAACGAAGCCAACACGAATCTCTTCACAATATTCCCTTGAACTTTCCCTACATTTTAGCCATGTTCATAAATTACTATTTCCACCTATTTTATTCAAACTttaaatatttctattttaatatttttttaaatttccttTCCAAGTTAATTATTATTCAGTATAATATCTCTTAGAAAACTTTgattagtttatttttaaaatattccaCACGTTAACAAGAATAAATCTCACGATTTACACCGTTAAcaacaatattttattaacctaaaTGGTTCCAAACTCGGAAAgccataattataaattaaaaaaaaaagaccaccactttttttcagatttttaaataaaaagtctTCCCTAAGTCGTAaccttaattttaaaattaattattaattaattaaaccctATAAAAAATATCAATAGTGGAGAGCATTAACTATCGCAAATTTGCAAATTGCAAATAGTAGGTCCCAAAATTGACCGGTAACCTGATGCAGCTGTAAAACACTAAGGCGGTCCATGAAAAACAAGTGGGAACATTGTTACCGACGCAGCCGGTCataatttgagattttttttctccaattttcttCTTTGTCTATATATACATCACACCCCTGTGCTAAACCCTCTTTCGGTATGAATGAAGCTGCATTGCTTTGCACTTCTCCTCCGTCGTCAACCACCGCATCGGAGAATTTTCTCCGCCGTGAACTTACACGTCACAACTCTTCCACCACCGTTTAAGTAAGTTTGTTACACTTTAATTCTCTTGGATCTTGTTTTCCTCGAGTTTCGATAATTGGATCCGATTATTGTGGTAATTGTAATCATTTTCACACTCTTTTGATTTTCTCTATGCCTTTTTGAgatgaattattattttttcttttttttaatatatttgtttttaattttttgcaGGTTAAAAAGAGGACTTTCGTGGTTTTATTCTCAAGTTTTTAAAAGTTTCATCTTTTGGAAAactcagattctgattcttcttctctttcttcttctggttgttctttgtttttttttccttaAAACATTATGGGACTAAAGGTTTTGCACTTGTCGCATAATGTTCTATCTCATTCTCCATCTTCATCTCAAACTTTAGCTTCAGCAATTTCATCTCCTTCATCCAATCTTTCATCCAAACCACGAAACAAATTCCTTCCATGTTCATGTTCAGCTTTTCTTCGATCTAGAAAATTTGTTCTTCACCGGTCTCGATCTTTCGATGAATACCGAGTTTCGACCACACGAAGAAGAAGTACTATTAGAAGGGCTTTCAGTGCAAGCTTAGATTCATTCTCCGACGAAGAATTCGCCAAGAAAATCGAAGATTTAGCATTCCGGTTCCAGATTTCAAGTGAAAACAATGCGATTATGGATTTGGAAGGATTCGAAGAGAGTTTAAAAGCAAGTttagcttcttcttctggttCTGGCTCTGGTTCTGGTTCTTCGGCGGCTAACTTTGCCGCGGAGTTTGAACCGCCGTGGAACCGAAGCCATGGCGGCGAGGAAATTATGCCGGCGATAATTGAACGGAAAGCGAACAGCGTGGAGCTTCCGTTTTCGTTGCGGATTATAAAAAAGAAGCTGAGATTGAAAGAAGAGTTCAGAGAAGTTGGTGAGTCTGCGCGTTGTTCGGTGAAGAAAGCTTTCTCTTCCATGGTTTTCATCATCAGAGAGCTTCAATGTTTCACTCTTCAAATGAGAGAGGCTCTGTTCTACGAAGATTTACAAGGGATTCTCGAAAGGGTACAAAGGGAAATGCACGCTTCGTTTGTGTGGCTATTTCAGCAAGTTTTCTCTCACACACCAACTTTAATGGTTTATGTTATGATTCTCTTAGCGAATTTTACTGTTCATTCAATGTCGAGCAACACCGCCTTTGCCGCCGTTGCTCCGCCGGTTGAGACAGAGTCTATCGTCGAGTTTCGGGATAGTGAGTTTCAGAAATTCGATTCGTCTGTGATTAAGTCTTTCTCTGTTTCGAATGGTAATAACACGGCTTCGGTTGATGGAGGAAGTGGCCGAGGCGGGAAATTCAAACCGGTGGCGAGCGGGTTCGATGGGGATGGCCGGTTTGATCAAACCGGAACCGGGATTTCAGATGGAGGTGTTTATAAAACAGGGGAAAATGAACCGGAGTCGGTTTTaggaaaagaagatgaagaagaggaaACAAAACTATGGGAAAATATGGTGGAAGAAGCTTCTAGAATGGAAGTGGATTTAGATCGAGAGGCAATGAAACGATTCGTTTCACCGATTTCTGCTATGATTGAATCTGATGACTATGCTGAGTATTTGAGAACAGAACTTGTTTATCAAACCGCGTTGTCTCAAGAACCAAACAATGGTCTTTTACTTGCTAACTATGCTCAGTTTCTTTACATCGTTGCACATGAATTTGAAAGGTGCGTATATTCCATAGAATCTTTTCATATTTTTACCCTCTTCAAAACTCACATGGCCAAATTTcctatatattaaaagtagattgtCTCATATTGCGAGTTCGAATGCGCGCATATGAGATTTCTCTGAACCACTATCAGAGATGGTCTTATATCGCAGATTCGAACCCACATATCTGATATGTCGCAGGTTCGAACCCACGCAAACGTCTCTGGACCACTATGAGCTAGCTATTAATTTTTAGATCTCTTTAGTTCATTATTCTTCCCAATTTTGGAatgatatttgatttattatagtTATATTTTATGGGAAATCTAACCAAAAatggaagaaagaaaaaaaaacaaaatatatttttgtcgAATTTAATATTGAAAGATAAGTTTACGGTGGAGTTTCTCTGTACCAGTGTACCACTGATTCATGAGCCAGTTTTGTATCGTTTTCTGCACGTGATGTACTCGTGTATCATACACATAACAAATATCTCACACGTAATTTTATTGACTTTACTTTTCATAGTCGTACtaagcattttattttattttattttattatatgattGAAAAATGTAACGTAATTTAATTGTATAGTTAGGGAAAGCAATTAACATGTGAAAAGTAGTTGTATTATTGACATTTTTGTATATGGTTTGAAAATACAGGGCAGAGGAGTACTTCAAAAAAGCTATAGAAGTGGAGCCACCGGATGCTGAGTCGTTTAACAAATACGCAATGTTTTTATGGAAAGTGAAAAACGATTTGTGGGCTGCTGAGGAGACATATTTGGAGGCTATTTCGGCTGAACCTAGTAACACTTATTATGCTGCAAATTATGCTCATTTTCTATGGAACACTGGTGGAGAGGATACGTGTTTTCCTCTTGATAATTCTCAAGAAGTTTGAGTTAAAATAAGATGAAAGTTGGAGGGAAAATATAtttagagaaaagagaaaaagaaaaatgaaaaatttttGTAGCTTATATCGAACTTTTTtcaatcttttgattttttttatgggGTGGATAGGTTGGGGTGAAGATCAGTGAAAGAGAGGGAATAATCTTGGGATATTTGTACAATTGTAATTATATAACTGTACATAACTCTTACAATggatctttttaatttaatttatagtaCATGTTAATCTTTGATCAATTGATGGATTGTTTTATACTACCTAAAATTATAGGTAAAACTTTCTTCTCTATCATGAGTAACTCTTCAATTATAGGTTAAACTTTCTTGAGTCTATAgtgagtatttttttttatagtctaaattatttatttaaaattcggTGATATTATTTTCAAAGTTATTAATTGTTTCGTTCAAAAATAAGATATGAATGATGTAACTTTACGAAGAAATCAGAAATGATAAGAGGATGATAATAATGGGTCTAGCGGTGGTTCTGATTTTCTTTACGACGATGTGGGGTGGACATGCATGGTTAATGTTAGACGCTAGGTTTAAGGAtctagaagggggggggggtgtGAATAGATGCCTCAGAATTTTTCAGATTTATCTCAAGCTTAGGCGAAAGCTCttcgggatcgactcgcgtctattccgaaccactattgaaagaatcagatatgtgattaaaccacaaaatagttaaggATTAACGATGAAAAGACCGCTTAGAGAATCAATCAGTTAAGCTAATGTAAATCGTTTAACTACTTGCTTgattaactttgtttgcaatgacttgataatagttgaagcaatatatcaaacacttggtgataatatccaaattgattatgattcaatgtgtggtgacttgtgatgtttatgcagagtcttatcacacaagtttaacacttgaaactttgatcaatttgcaattataaccataaataagcgaaacgtaaatggaaagataaaagcgataagaacacgatatttgttcaggtaGTTCGTCGGtcatcctcgctacgactacatctgcccccaattccaaacgggaattgggatgtctttcattatgattgaaaacagtttatacaaagaagataacaaagcgatagcGATAAATcgaatatgttgatcctttgaatcttcttccccttaatcttgagccagatcaagtgtcttccaagagcttcactttgattccctttctgcagtgttttgaattgctcgaacccttgttcttcaatcttcacactcagctgaatctttgatgaagtctcttgataaaaacccccaaaattcaccaatcttggaggacaaaatccgcagattttattcaccaaaaaccccacaaatcttcacccactaggaaccttcaattcctttccatggacgttatcgatcttgatcgcaaactctcaacgcaagaatgattgtgtgtaattgtgttggagttgagaagaagaacgaagatgagaagcctttgtgtatctttcagttgttggtgttgaggaTGAATAATTATCAGAAAAGGATATATATAGATGCTGGTACGTTGATGCAGAGCAAACACATAATTTGGCAAGTTTTGAGGAAATAGGTTGGCCTACTTCAtttattaggtcgacctaaatgaggcAGATTCAACCAAGTTATGcttgttgccagttgggtcgacctgttggggCTTTGGGTCGACCTAAGATCAGTTGAAACAGGTTCTTGggatttttcttcagtttaggtcgacctaggggcttgattgagtcgacctaaattggACAGAAGTGAATCTTCTTTGTTTGCTttagtttgagtcgacctaaggattggctgggtcgacctaactgatacaaattcatatccTGTGTAATTGAAGCTTTACAGGTTGGCCTAGGCatgtggtaggtcgacctaaagtgtctTAGATACCCAAAAACTTActtttccttgagtcattcacttgtgcttttgtatttgttcacttatgatgtttgccatgaatcgaaaactccttggtcaatgtaggcttgtacttacaaactccccctttttgatgatggcaaacatttggttgaatgacgaaagctcccccggacttgtatgcgtaagctcccccgtactcttaGCTCCTCCGTACTCTTaactttctccccctttgacaacatcaaaagatagaCAACAAAAGAGTAATAGAAGAAGATAGCGGAATAATCTTAATAGAATAATATCTTACATAACATAATAGTAGAGAAGTAGAACATAATATCCAAGCATAAAAATACACACCAAGCTTAAGTTCAAATAATAAAAGAAGCATTAACATGAGAGACATTTAAATGCAATGCAATGAGATGAGCTAATGATATGCAATGCTTTCTAACGTCtgccccgtcttcctcttcctctttggaaacCTTGAGGTCGATCCTCTTCAAGTTGTTCCAGCAGGTCAAGGACGGATCTGTTGAGAatgttgaagctttgacttagaCTAGCATGCCGATTAGTTGCTGTTTCTTCAAAGCGGTTTTGTCGTTCAGTCATGTTTGAGGCAAAGGTCTCAAAGTAGCTTTTGTGCTCTTGAGCTAAGCGGTGAAGATTTGCATACTGAAGTTATTGTTCATTATAGCGATCTTGTTGAAGCTATTGCATATTCTGAAACTGGAGCTGTTGTGCTTCAAAGTTTTGTTGTTGAAGAAGTTGCATATTCTCTAGCATAGAAATGATGTTGGATTGATCCGGCTGAGgtggagctgtgtatccccaagggatttcaTCCTCTTGAGGAGGAACATATTTCCAATTTGAATCCCCATCATGAGAAACATCTTCCatagtgtgatcatcatcattaGGCATGTCAAGATCATGTCCTTCCTCTTCTTGACCTCCAAGGTGACCAAATTCTGCAGGATCATCATGGTTGTAGATAATTTTTCCGGTTCCCTTTTGGATGAGATAGTAAGCTTGCCTATTCGGATCCCAGTgatatcccatgagggttaaggttgtttgaGAGAACTCTTGAGGATGTTTGATCCTAATGTAAGTCATTTCATCAATTTTCATTCCGAAATAGTTCACAATTGTCTGAATGATCGAGCCATAGCAAAAAGTGGTTTTTTCTGCTTTACCTCATAGAACTTGGTGGAGAGAAAATTTGGCCAGTTCACACGAGTTCTGTTTTGAAGTAGATACATCAACACAACTTCATTGCGTTCAACTCTAGAGTATCCTCCCGAACGTGGTCTGATGATTCTGGAGATGATCCAATTTAAGAGCCTTGGATTTCTCTTTAGGTGCCATGCAGTGATTGGTTCATTTTGTTTGTCCAGAAcagaagggtctttgaggattgTTCTCATGTAAGCCAAGTGATCATAGTTAGCCGGAAAATCACCGTCTTCTATACACAGTTCATCTCCCACAAGGGTAAGGCCAAAGATGCTTGCCCAAACCTTTTTATCAATAAAGTGTGATCGTGACCCCATCTTAAACCGGAAATAACAACCTTCACCCTTTTGTAACCCAGCATAGAAAGCCCGAACAGTATTTTCACTATATGGAGTGTCACATTCCAAAAGTGGATGGATATTTTGATGCTTAATCAAACTAGTAATTTCGGGAATATTCATACGGTCGGCTACCTTAGGGTTATAGACATATTGCTTAATGATTTTCCGTTTCATCTGCCATTTTTCAAAGTTTTCCTTACAATCGGGATGAACAAGGgctagagcacttaccggttgagaggaaGATCCGGATGCAATTTCCTTCCCTTTTCTGGACTTTGGAGCCATGATTGGAGATGATTTGCGTGAAAGTGATGAGAATTGGAAGGATTTGGTCTTGAGGATTTAGGGTTAGCCGTAGACAAAGTGTTTGAGAATGAACAAGAATGAAAATGTATGCATAAGTATGTAGAagaatgggtcgggtcgacctaaaaaCCCAATTTTTGGCATTTATGactcagtaggtcgacctaatctaagtctgcgtcgacctaacagaagttggaagtgtttttgttaatttttaaaaaatgcttCAACAGGTCGACTCAAAGGCATAGGAGATCGACCTAAAATGCTTAAAATGTTTGAAATGCAGTGAATTGACTTATGAATGTAAGATGTATGCTTGTTCTACTATTAGCATGCCCAAACATGATATATTGTGATTAATGATGAGCACtatatacatgtaaatgagatataTGGAGAGACATATATGaggtcactataaacatgttaattgatagcatattatagcatcaataatattttttggaagtgaacaacaaacatgttaccactttctcaacTTTCAGATATCTTGTCATCATGACGTAACGTGGAGTATATTCCTCTAGTCAATGTAGCACGATCCTTgattgatgatgaactaccttcgtactaagagaaatgttagcttgagcataatcagtatataaagttaaaaataaatttaagcacacaaacacatttagctcaaattagagatatttaatatccctaattctctgCGAATGTTGGAGAACTGctcggttgcaagaggtttggtgaagatatcagctagttgcttcttgctctctacatgttcaaatatgacttctcctttttctacatgatctcttaggaagtgatgccttatttcgatatgcttggttcgtgagtgtagaaCAGGATTTTTGcttaagtttatggcgcttgtgttgtcacaCATGATAGGTATTCGATCAAGCTTAATGCCAAAGTCAATAAGCTGCTGCTTGAGCCACAATATCTGAGCGCAGCAGCTTCCGGAAGCTACATACTCTGCCTCAGCTGTGGATAATGcgactgatacttgtttcttgctgtgccaacttatcaatgaatttgagaatagatgacatgtcccactggtgctctttctgtcAGATTTGCATCCAGAAAAGTCggagtcggagaatcccaccaaatAGCATTCATTTCCCTTAGGATACCATAGACCACATGTAGTAGTTCCACAgagatatcgtagaattcttttgggcaagattggtatcttgcacacatacatacactaaacatgatgtatggtcttgaagctgtgagatacaatagtgaacctatcatgccTCGGTACAATTTTACATAAACCTCTTTACCTttttcatctttgtctaggttgctatttgttgccataggtgtgtcaatttcctttgactcactcattccaaatctcttaagcaaTTTTGTGCAATACTTAGTTTGACTTACGAAAgttccatgactaagttgctttatttgtaggccaaggaagaagttcaactctcccatgaggctcatctcaaattcactctgcataagcttagaaaattctttgacaagttttgcattagttgacccaaatattatatcatctacataaacttgaaccaaaagtatatctttatcttttcttttaatgaagagagtggtatcaactttacccctaaagtatccttgactaagtagaaatttgcttaaacgttcataccaagccctaggggcttgtttgagaccgtataaagcacgtttcaacttataaacatgtgttggatacttgaaattttcaaaaccggttggttgagctacatagacctcttcattaatatagccatttagaaaggcacttttaacatccatttgaaatagtttaaagtcttttgagcaagcataagcaagtaagagacgaatagcctcgagacgtgctacgggagcgtacgtctcttcataatcaataccttcctcttgattgtatccttgagctactaatctagctttgtttctagtaataactccgttttcatcaagtttgttacaaaaaacccatctagtaccaattacttgatgttctcccggatgagggaaaaggtcccaaacatcattccgtttaaattggtttaattcttcttgcatggccattagccaatgctcatcaagtaaggCGTCCtttgcgtttttcggctcaacttgtgaaacaaaagcaaaatgatgacaaaagttacttatcttggagcgtgttgtaatgccctttgaaatgtctcctattatgttgtcgattggatgatcttttacatttgtccaggccttaggaagttcttcgttgtttgagatgctttctttttcaacattatcatgagattcatctttctcttccttagcatcttcctttgcaacaatttcactttcgtcttccttctctttgacaatgtcttcagtagatgggcctgcactatcaaaagatatacctttctcgacaaattttgagtaagattcatcaaaggacacatgaactgactcttcgaCTATAAGTAGTCTTTTGTTGTAgatcctatatgctttactagattgagagtaaccaagaaatatgcCTTCGTCAGCTTTAGCGTCGAATTTCCTAaggttatccttaccattgtttaacacaaaacat
Encoded proteins:
- the LOC131662211 gene encoding uncharacterized protein LOC131662211 → MGLKVLHLSHNVLSHSPSSSQTLASAISSPSSNLSSKPRNKFLPCSCSAFLRSRKFVLHRSRSFDEYRVSTTRRRSTIRRAFSASLDSFSDEEFAKKIEDLAFRFQISSENNAIMDLEGFEESLKASLASSSGSGSGSGSSAANFAAEFEPPWNRSHGGEEIMPAIIERKANSVELPFSLRIIKKKLRLKEEFREVGESARCSVKKAFSSMVFIIRELQCFTLQMREALFYEDLQGILERVQREMHASFVWLFQQVFSHTPTLMVYVMILLANFTVHSMSSNTAFAAVAPPVETESIVEFRDSEFQKFDSSVIKSFSVSNGNNTASVDGGSGRGGKFKPVASGFDGDGRFDQTGTGISDGGVYKTGENEPESVLGKEDEEEETKLWENMVEEASRMEVDLDREAMKRFVSPISAMIESDDYAEYLRTELVYQTALSQEPNNGLLLANYAQFLYIVAHEFERAEEYFKKAIEVEPPDAESFNKYAMFLWKVKNDLWAAEETYLEAISAEPSNTYYAANYAHFLWNTGGEDTCFPLDNSQEV